The region GCGTTCAGGTGAAAGCGTGCGATCACGATCACGAACACCGGGAACAGCAGGTTGGCCGGGAATGCGGCGAGGAACTGCGCGAGCGGCTGCAGCTTCTCGGCGAGCTTCGGGCGCAGCCCGATCCACACGCCGACCGGCACCCAGATCACCGACGCGATCGCAATCAGCACGACCACGCGCAACAACGTGATCAGCCCGAGCATGATCACGTGCCCAACCTCGGCCATCGTCACGCCGGTCGCGACGAAGCTGACGACACGCCACACGATGTACGCGGTGCCGGCCAGCAACAGCGCCGCCCATGCGATGTCGACCGTGCGCGACGCCTTCTTCTCGACTTTCGGCAGCGTAAAGCGCATCGCCCCCGACAGCGGCAGGCGCAGCGGAACCCGCGCGGCCTTCGCGAAGAACCAGCCGGCTGGCACGAGCAGCTGATGAATCAGCCGCGTGCGGCGCACCAGGTCGAGCAGCCACGATTGCGGCGCGTCGCCCGACGCGGTGTTCTCCATCCGGAACTTGTCGGCCCACGCGATCAGCGGCCGGAACAGCAACTGATCGTACGCGAGGATCACGACGGTCATCGTCAGGATCACCCAGCCGATCGCGCCGAGGTTCTTGTCCGAGATCGCCTGCGCGAGATATGCGCCGATGCCCGGCAGCGTGATCGTCTGGTTGCCGACGGTGATCGCCTCCGACGCGACGACGAAGAACCAGCCGCCCGACATCGACATCATCATGTTCCAGATCAGCCCCGGCATCGAGAACGGCACCTCGAGCTTCCAGAACCGCTGCCACGACGTCAGATGGAAGCCGCGCGACACTTCGTCCAGATCGCGCGGCACCGTGCGCAGCGACTGGTAGAAGCTGAACGTCATGTTCCATGCCTGGCTCGTGAAGATCGCGAAGATCGCGGCGAGCTCGGCGCCGAGCACGCGGCTCGGAAACAGCGCGAGGAAAAACGTGACCGTAAACGAGATGAAGCCGAGCACCGGCACCGATTGCAGGATGTCGAGGACCGGGATCAGCACCATGCCCGCACGGCGGCTCTTGGCCGCGAGCGTGCCGTACACCAGCGTGAACGCGAGCGACGCGACCATCGCGGCGAGCATCCGCAGCGTGGTGCGCAACGCGTATTCGGGCAGGTTCGCCGGATCGAGCGAAATCCTCTGGGTCTGGAGGGTCCCGATCGGCGCCATCGTTTCATGGAAGCCGACAACTGCCATCGCGATCAGGCAGATGATCAGCGGGAACGCGATGAAGTCCCATCGGTTCGGCAGGACGCGCCACGCGGACGCGTTGGCGGTCCGGTTCGGATTGAAGAATCCGACGTCCATCAGGCGCCCTCCCCGGTAAGGCCGAACGAAGCCGGCAGACGATGTTGATTCATGGCAAAGCGCACGGGCGCGGTAATTCGACGCGGTAATTCGATTGATTCACGATTTCACGCCGGCGCGACGCGCCGTGCGTTCAGGCTGCGCCCCGGCAGGCCGAGTCGGGCCGCGACGGCACGACACTACACCAACCTGTATTTCAGGTTCAACCGTCCGGGGCCAGGCGCGGCGCCGGGCGGCGCACGGATCGTGCCCGGCGCGCGTGCGGACGGCGCGCGGCGCGGTGCGGAGCAGCCCGGCCGCAGTCTGTCGGCCGGCATGCAGGCCCCGAATTATGCCGTGATCCGGGCCGGCCGGGAACCCGGCAGCCGCACATGGGCGCAAACCGGGCCGGCCGTCAGCGGACGGTCAAGCGAAGCAGGTATGATCGGGGCTGGCCCCCGGCATCGGTCGACCGACCGCCGCCGGGCATCGACCGACCAGCGGGAGGAAGGGAATGGCAGGAAATTTGGTGATCGTCTGCCGCGATCAGGACGCCGATGCGTTCTACGAGCTGATGCAGGAATACGGGTCGTTCCAGACCCGGCTGTCGTCGACGGCGTGGTACCTGAACATGAACGTGGTGCCGGAATCGCTGCAGGAGGAAATCCTGGAGCGCCTCGGCCGCTACACGACCGTCTATATCTTCGAGGCCACGAGCGTGACCTACAACACCATCGACAGCAACGCCGCCGAAACGCTCGGCACACTGTTCGGCGAATGATACCGCGCGGCGCCTGCCGGGCAGGCGCCGCATTGGCCGCTTACGCGGCCTGCGCGTGAGGCTCGTCCTTCGGCACCACGTCGAACGGAAACGTCATCGCGACGCGCAGGCCGCCCTCGGGACGGTTGCCGATCTCGCAGGTCCCGCCTAGCCGTTGCACGAGCCGCTCGACGATCGCGAGCCCGAGCCCGCTGTGGCCGTTCCCGCCGCGCGCAGGGTCGAGCCGCACGAACGGCCGCGTCGCGGCCGCCAGGTCGCGCGGCGCGATCCCGCCCCCGCTGTCACTGACCGACAGCACATAACCGGCCGGCGTGCGCGCCGTCTCGACCAACACGGGCGGCGCACCATACGCATGCGCGTTGTCGAGCAGGTTCGACAGAATCCGGTCGAGCGTCGCGGTCGGCAGCCGGAAGGCGCCGTCCGCGGCCAGATGCGTCTCGACCGGCGGCGCGTTCGGCGCGACCGCACGATAGCTGCGCGCAATCCGCTCGCAGGTCTGGTCGACCGGCACCGGCTCGCTGCGATCGGCTCCGCCGTGCGCGAACACGAGGAACTGGTCGACGATGTGCGACATCGAGTCGACGTCGCGCACGACGCCATCGCGCAGCCGCGCGTCATCCATCATCTCGGCGCGCAGACGCATCCGCGCGAGCGGCGTGCGCAGGTCGTGCGCGACGCCGGCCAGCATCACCGCGCGGTCGTTCTCCGCTTGCGACACCTGCTCGACCATCTGATTGAAGCCGTGCGTGAGCTGGCGCAGCTCGCGCGGCCCGCGCTCGCGCAGCGGCGGCACCGGCTGGCCGCGGCCGAAGCGCGCGACCGCGCGCGCCAGCGAGCGCAGAGGCTGCTGCAGCTGCCACGCCGCGAACAGAGCGGCGATCACGCCAGCCGAAAAGATCGTGCCGAGCCACAGCAGCATCCGGTCGAGCGAACGCGGCGGGCGCAGCGGCTGCACCGGCACGACGATCCAGTTCCGGTCGGTCGGCTCCTTGACCCACAGCACCGGCGGATGGCCCGGCGCGCCGATCGCGACCTGCGTGCCCGGCGGCATCCGGTCGCTCACGTCGTCGCGGAACCGCTTCAGCGGTGCCGGCAGGTTGGACGCGTCGCCCTTCGGGACGTCGGGGCTGTCCGGCGCCACGAGCCGCACGCGCGACGGCAGCGGCTGGTCCGGCGTGCGCTCGACGTGCTGGCGCACCGCATCGACGAGGAACGCGGCCTCCTCGACCGCGTAACGCGTCTGCATCTGGTGGCGCTCGAGCCGCATCGCGAAGAACCACGCGAAGTGGGACAGGAGCAGCACGCCGACGACCAGCAGGGCCAGTCGCCCGAACAGTGAATCAATGGGTTTGCGCATGGGCCTCGCCGTCGGGCACGAATACGTACCCGCGCCCGCGCACCGTCTGGATGAAGCGCGGCGTCGACGGATCCGTTTCGAGGATGCGGCGCAGTCGCCACACCTGGACGTCGATGCCGCGATCGGTGCCGTCGTACTCGGGCCCGTGCAGCAGCTCGAGCAGTCGCTCGCGCGTAAGCGTGCGCAGCGCGTGGTTTACGAAGATTTTCAGCAGCGCGAATTCGCTGCTCGACAGGGTTGCCGGCTTGCCGTCGACCGACAGCGTGCGCGCCTGGAAGTCGAGCACGAAGCGGCCGAACGCGAACGGCTCGCGCTGCTCGGGCGCCGCAGCCGAAGGCGTCGCACGGCGGCGGCGCAGCACGGCCTGCACGCGCGCAAGCAGCTCGCGCGGATTGAACGGCTTGCCGAGGTAGTCGTCCGCGCCGAGTTCGAGGCCGACGATGCGGTCAACGTCGTCCGCGCGCGCGGTCAGCATGATCACGGGGATGTCGTCGCCGGCCGCGCGCAACTGGCGCAGCGCGGTCAGGCCGTCCACCCCCGGCATCATCAGGTCCAGCACGATCAGGTCGGGCCGCTCGCGCTCGAGGCGCTTCTCGAGCGACGCCGCGTCGTGCAGCACGGACACTTCCATCCCCTGGCGCACGAGATAGTCGCGCAGCAGGTCTCGGAGTTCTTGGTCGTCGTCGACGATGAGGATCTGGGTAGTCATGGCTGGAAGTTTAGCGCGCGAGCGCGGAGTCGAAGAACGATACAAAGGTGCGAAAGGGTTACTGCGGGTTACCGCGCAAGGGAACTGTAATGCTCGGTAACCCGGCGGCGATCCCGCGTAACACCGGGCCGGGGGTGCACCGCTAACCTGCGTCTTACCGGATGCGGCATGCGGACCACCCCGCGCACCGTATCGCCGGACCTTTCGATTCAAGGAGTTTCCGAAATGTATAAGAAGACTTCCCGCGTGGCCATTGCGGCCGCCACCGTGCTCGCACTCGCATTCGGCGCCGCGCATGCCGCGCAGCCCGACGACATGCCGCCGCCGGGCGGCCCCGGCATGCACCAGATGCACCCCGGCCATGAAGGCGGCCCGTTCGGCGTGCTCATGAAACTGCACGACCAGCTCAAGCTCAACGCGTCGCAGGAACAGCAGTGGCAGACGGCCGTCAACACGATGAAGCAGAACCATGAAGCGATGCGCAAGAGCCACGAGCAGATGCGCGAGCAATTCAAGGCGCAGCAGAATCAGCCGATCCTCGACCTGAACGCGATGCATGCGGCCCGCCAGCAGGCCGAGCAGCAGAACGCGCAGCTGCGCGAGCAAAGCGCGGCCGCATGGCTGGCGTTCTACAACGGGCTGAACGACCAGCAGAAGACGACGGTCAGCACCGCGCTCAAGCAGCAGTTCGCGCAGATGGAGCAGCGTCACGAGAAGATGAAGCAACGCTGGGAGCAGCACCGCGCGGCCAAGGCCGCGTCGGCACCGGCGCAGTAAGCCGGCTGGCCGCCTTGCAGGGCGGCTTCGAGGGGGACGCGGGCGCCCGGGCCGCGTCCCCTTTCATTTCACGCGACGTCGAACAGCAGCACCTCGGCCGCGCGGCCACGTGCGAACGCGACCGTGTCGACGCCCGCGATCCGCACACCGTCGCCGGCGGCCAGCGCATGTCCGTTGACTTCCACGTCGCCGCGCGCGACATGCACGTAGGCCTGGCGCGCGACCGGCACGTCGAATGCGGCTTCCTCGTCGCCGTCGATCAGCCCGGCGAAGATCCGTGCGTCCGCGCGCAGCGGCAACGCGCCGTCGTCGCCGTCCGACGATGCGACGAGCCGCAAGCGGCCGCGCTTGGCGGCGTCGGCGAAATGCCGCTGCGCATAGCCCGGCCGCCCGCCGGGTTCGGCCGGCTGCAGCCAGATCTGCAGCAGGTGCAGTGCGCGATCGCGCGACGCGTTGGTCTCGCTGTGCACGAGGCCCGTGCCCGCACTCACCCGCTGGACGCCGCCGGCGCGTACGATCGCGCCATTGCCAAGGCTGTCGCGATGCGCAAGTGCGCCATCCAGCACGTACGTGACGATTTCGAAATCCCGGCGCGGCTGCATGCCAAAGCCGCGGGTCGGCGCGATCCGGTCCTCGCACAGCACGCGCAGCGCGCGGAACGGCGGATGCTGGGTTGCCGCGTGGCCGGCGAGCGGGAAGCTGTGGCTCGATTCGAGCCAGCCCTGACGCGTATGGCAGCGGTCGGCGGCGCGGCGGATCTGGAACATGGGGCGGCACTCCGGCAGGCGGGTATTCTTGGTTCGGGTTTACCTGCACTCTAGGGGCGCGCCGTGCGCGCCACAATCCGCCGCCCGCGCACCGCATCGTTGCATTCACGCGCCCAATCGGCGCAATACTCGTTGTGAATACCACCACCGCAGCAACAGCCGGTTCGAGGAATCGATCGGTTGTGCCGGATTGCCGTTTTCCGGGTATCGCGTTCGGGTAAAATACCGCCCTTTTGGCGTCCGCCCGTCCGGCGGATGCCGTTGCCAGCGCGCCGAAACACGAATTTTGGCCGTCTAGAATACGCCGCGGCGCCCGACACGACCGGCCGCGAGCGCCCCCCGGAAGTGAGCGACAACAGCATGGAAATGAAGAAGGCCGCCCTGTGCGCCGCCCTCGCCCTCGTGGCGGGCAGCGCCTTCGCGAAAGAGTGGAAGACCGTGCGAATCGGCGTCGATGCGAGCTACCCGCCGTTCGAGTCGACCGCGCCTAGCGGCGAGATCGTCGGTTTCGACGTGGATCTCACCAAGGAAATCTGCAAGCGGATCAACCTGAAGTGCGTGTGGGTCGCGCAAGATCTCGACGGAATCATCCCGGCGCTGAAGGCGAAGAAGTACGACGTCATCGTGTCGTCGCTGACCGTCACGGACAAGCGCCGCGAACAGATCGACTTCTCCGACAAGGTGTACGACGCCCCCGCGCGGATGATCGCGAAGGCGGGCTCGCCGCTGCTGCCGACGGTCGCGTCGCTCAAGGGCAAGCGCGTCGGCGTCGAGCAGGGTTCGACGCAGGAATCGTACGCAAAGGCGTACTGGGAACCGCAGGGCGTGACGATCGTGCCCTACCAGAACCAGGACCAGGTCTATGCCGATCTCGGCTCGGGCCGCCTCGATGCGACGCTGCAGGACGAGCTCCAGGCCGACTACGGCTTTCTGCGCACGCCGCGCGGCAAGGGTTTCGCATTTGCCGGACCGGAAGTGAAGGATCCGAAAACGATCGGCGACGGCACCGCGATCGGCCTGCGCAAGGAAGACACCGATCTGAAGCTCAAGATCAACAAGGCGCTGGCCGACATGCACAAGGACGGCACGTACGACCGGCTGTCGCACAAGTATTTCGCGTTCAGCGTCTATTCGGCTCGCTGAGCTGCAACGATGGGAGCGGATGCGGGGGCGGCCCCGCGTCCGGGCAACACAGGCAGTCAACCGCGCGCCGCCCGCCCGATCGCCCGACGCTTCGCGCGACGGGCCTGACCGGCACCGATGCCGGGGGCGGACGGCGATGATACGCACGGGGGCGTTCCGCGCAGCATGGCGGGCGCGTCTTTCCGGGCGCACCGCGTGCGCCCTCCGGGACCACACCAGGGACCACATATGTTTCTACAAGGCTACGGCCCGCTGATCCTCGCCGGCACCTGGCAGACCGTCAAACTGGCGGTGCTTTCGCTCGCGCTGTCGTTCGTGCTGGGCCTGCTCGGCGCGGGCGCGAAGCTGTCGCGCAACCGCTTCACGAACGGCGTCGGCACCGTCTACACGACGCTGATCCGCGGCGTCCCCGATCTCGTGCTGATGCTGCTGCTGTTCTACAGCCTGCAGATCTGGCTGAACGTCGCGACCGACGCGCTCGGCTGGGACCAGATCGACATCGACCCGTTCCTCGCGGGCGTGCTCGTGCTGGGGTTCATCTACGGCGCATATTTCACCGAGACTTTCCGCGGCGCGTTCCTGTCGGTGCCGCGCGGCCAGCTCGAGGCCGGCAGCGCGTACGGGATGACCAACTGGCAGGTGTTCACGCGCATCATGTTCCCGCAGATGATGCGCTTCGCGCTGCCGGGCATCGGCAACAACTGGCAGGTGCTCGTGAAGTCGACCGCACTCGTGTCGATCATCGGCCTCGCGGACGTCGTGAAGGCGTCGCAGGACGCCGGCAAAGGCACGCTGCGGTTCTTCTTCTTCACGCTGATCGCCGGCGCCGTCTACCTCGCGATCACGACGATCTCGAATTTCGTGCTGATGTGGCTCGAAAAGCGCTACTCGACCGGTGTCCGCAAGGCTGACCTATGATCGAACTCATTCAAGAATACTGGCGCAACTACCTCTACACCGACGGCTTCCGGATCACCGGCGTCGCGATCACGCTGTGGCTGCTCGTCGTGTCGATCGGCCTCGGCTTCTGCCTGTCGGTGCCGCTCGCGGTGGCCCGCGTGTCGAAGAAGAAGTGGCTGTCGGGCGCCGTGTGGCTGTACACGTACGTGTTCCGCGGCACGCCGCTCTACGTGCAATTGCTGCTCTGCTACACCGGCCTCTACAGCCTGCAGATCGTACGCGGCACGCCGTTGCTCGATGCGTTCTTCCGCGACGGCATGCACTGCACGCTGCTCGCGTTTACGCTGAACACCTGCGCATACACCACCGAGATCTTCGCGGGCGCGATCAAGGCGACGTCGTACGGCGAGATCGAGGCCGCCCGCGCGTACGGGATGTCGACCTTCACGATGTATCGCCGAGTGATCCTGCCGTCCGCGTTGCGCCGTTCGCTGCCGCTGTACAGCAACGAAGTGATCCTGATGCTGCACGCGACGACCGTCGCGTTCACCGCCACCGTGCCCGACATCCTGAAGATCGCGCGCGACGTCAACTCGGCGACGTACATGTCGTTCCACGCATTCGGCATCGCCGCCCTGCTCTATCTCGTGATCTCGTTCACGCTCGTGTGGCTGTTCCGCCAGGCCGAGCGTCGCTGGCTCGCGTATCTGCGCCCGCAAGGCAAGTAAGTTTCCGCAGGAATATTGATGAATTCCCAGACTCAAAAGCTTTTCGTCGACGATCTCCACAAGCGGTACGGCGACAACGAGGTGCTCAAGGGCGTGTCGCTGAAGGCGAACTCGGGCGACGTGATCAGCGTGATCGGCTCGTCCGGTTCCGGCAAGAGCACGATGCTCCGCTGCATCAACTTCCTCGAGCAGCCGAACGCGGGCCGCATCTTCGTCGACGGCGAGGAAGTCCGGACCGCGCTCGACAAGACGGGCGCGCTGCGCGCGGCCGATCCGAAGCAACTGCAGCGCGTGCGCACGAAGCTGTCGATGGTGTTCCAGCACTTCAATCTGTGGTCGCACATGAACGTGATCGAGAACGTGATGGAAGCGCCCGTCAACGTGCTCGGAATCCCGAAGAAGGAAGCCGAGGATCGCGCGCGCGAGTATCTCGAGAAAGTCGGCCTCGCGCCGCGCGTCGAAAAGCAGTATCCGTCGCACCTGTCGGGCGGCCAGCAGCAGCGCGTCGCGATCGCGCGCGCGCTCGCAATGCATCCGGACGTGATGCTGTTCGACGAACCGACTTCCGCACTCGATCCGGAACTCGTCGGTGAAGTGCTGAAGGTGATGCAAAAGCTCGCCGAGGAAGGCCGCACGATGATCGTCGTCACGCACGAGATGGGCTTCGCGCGCAACGTGTCGAACCACGTGATGTTCCTGCACCAGGGGCGCGTGGAAGAAGAAGGCGTACCGTCCGAGGTGTTCGCGAATCCGAAGAGCGAGCGCCTGCGCGCGTTCCTGTCGGGCAGCCTGAAGTAACGCGCCGCGCGTTACGCAGCACGAGCGGGCGCCATCCGGCGCCCGCTTTGCGTTTACGCGGCGTCGACCGGCGCGGCGTGGGCGAACGCGCGCAGCGCGTCGCCCGCGAGCCGGTAGCGTACCCATTCGCTCTGCGGCGCCGCGCCGACGCTTTCGTAGAAGCGGATCGCGGGCTCGTTCCAGTCGAGCACGCTCCATTCGAAGCGCCCGCAGCCGGTGTCCACCGCGATGCGCGCGAGCGCCTTCAGCAGCCGCAGCCCGGCGCCCGCGCCGCGAAAGCGCGGCGATACGTACAGATCCTCGAGATACAGCCCCTGGCGGCCGAGCCACGTCGAATAAGAGAAGAAATACACGGCGAAGCCGGCCGGTTCGCCGTCGACCTCGCAAATCAGCGCGCGCGCCGGCGTGTCCTCGCCGAACAGGCTGCGCTCGAGCGATGCGTGCGTTGCGATCACTTCATGCTCGGCCTTCTCGTAGATGGCCAGCTCGGTGATGAAACGCAGGATTTGCGGCACGTCGGCGACGGTAGCGGAACGGATGTCGATTTGCACGATTGGGGCCCTCCCCGGCCCGGGCTGAATACGGAATGCGGCGCCCGCGATCGCGGGTGGCGCAGGCCAAGTCGACATGCTACGGTCACGCCTGAACTGCAGGAAGTGCAGTTTCTTCATCGAGACATGAACATGATGCATCCCGACCTGCGCCGGCTCGACCTGAACCTGCTGCTTGCGTTCAACGCGCTGTACCGCCACCGGTCGGTCGCCGCGGCCGCCCACGAGCTGGCGATGAGCCCGTCCGCGCTGAGCCATGCGCTCGCGCGGCTGCGCGATGCGATCGGCGACGCTCTGTTCGTGCGGCTCGGCAACGAGATGCAGCCGACCGTGCGCGCCGACGACATTGCCAGCTGGGCCGGCGACGCGCTCGACACGATGTCGAAAGGGCTTGCCCGCGCACGCCGCTTCGATGCGGCGCAAAGCGACCGCACGTTCGTGTTCGCCGCGACGGACTACACGGCATTCGCCGTGCTGCCCGCATTGCTCGCGCGCATCGAGCAGGTCGCGCCGCGGCTGAAGATCCGCGTCGTTCATTCGGACCGAAAGATCTCGATCGACGAGCTCGCGGCCGGCCGGATCGATTTCGCGCTCGGATACCACGAGGAATCGGCCGCCGACGCGCCTGGCATCGAGGATTTCGACTGGTTCTCTGACGACTACGTGGTCATTGCGAGCGCCACGCACCCGGACATCCGCCGGCGGCTGACGCTCGACCAGTATCTGGCCGCGCGACACGCGGTCGTCACGCCGTGGAACGAGCCGCGCGGCGTAGTCGACTACGTGCTGGACCGGCTCGGTCTCGCGCGGCAGGTCGCCGTGCAACTGCCGACCGTGCTCGCCGCCCCGTTCGTGATCGCGGAATCTGCGCTGCTGATGACGGTGCCGAACCGCGCCGCACAGACGCTGCGCGGTGCGGCGCCGATCCGCATTTTCCCGGCGCCGTTCGAGATTCCGCGCTACACGATCAAGGTGTACTCGCACGCGAAGCATGCGCGCACCGACGCGCACCGCTGGCTGCGCGCGCAGTTGCTCGCTGCACGGCCGGCGCTCGATTGAGGCCGGGACGCTCGTGCAGCAGCCGGCGGCACCCCTGAGCCACTCGCGTTCAGCGCGCCGCACGGCGCCTCCGAAGCGTCGTCAATTTATTACGAAATACTTACCAATTCGCACCGAGACGCGCTTACGCTGGCAGCCGCCACGTCGTCAATAGTGGCAATCCTTGACCCACGCTCGCCGAAACCGTGTCTGCCTTGTCGGACAAGGGTTTTCCTGCCCCCGACGCCCCGTCCGGCGCCCACCGCGCACCGTGTTGCATGGCAAATTGGCGACACGTGTTAGTCAAACAACGATTTCCGTCGCCACAAAATTGTATTTTTGCTAAATTAGTAACCAAAGTAGCAAAACGAAAGTCGTGAAATGTAGTTTAGCTTCACGACACAACAAGGAGACCCCGCAAGCCGACCCGGCCGCGCGGGACCGCTCAACGGTTTTCCGTCCGCTTGCCCGCGTGCCGCGCTTACCGGCCCTGCACGAGGTCTCCCTGGTTATCCCGCTTTTCGCTTTTGCCCGACGTTCGCTGCGCCGGGCATCTCGTGCAGTCTGGGTTGACTTTTTGACAGGGTATGGAGGAGATGATGAAGAAAGCTTTGGTCGCGGCCGCGCTGATGGCTGCTGGGGTGGTTACGGCGCACGCGCAGAGCAGCGTGACGCTGTATGGTCGCCTGGATGCCGGCCTTGAGTACCTGAACGGCCTGCAGAACGGCCACCAAGTGCGCGCGGAAAGCGGCGACTGGGGCACGAGCCTGTGGGGCTTGAAGGGCAGCGAAGACATCGGTGGCGGCAACAAGATCCTGTTCCACCTCGAAGGCGCGTTCAACACGATGACGGGCGGCTTCAGCGGCTCGATCTGGGATCGTTTCGCGACCGTCGGCATCTCCAACGACCGCTACGGTACGCTGCTGCTGGGTCGCGAACTCGCGATCGCGAACGGCGTGTGGGACTTCGATCCGTTCGGTCAGTCGGCATGGTCGACGGCATCGCTCGTGCGCGGCCGCAACTGGAACAAGACCAGCAACAACGTGTCGTACCAGTCGCCGTCGCTGTATGGCCTCGACTTCTACGGCCAGTTCTCGTTCTCGAACTCGACCAGCTTCAACGGCAATACGACGGCCGGCCAACCAGGCCGCGCCATGGGCGGTCAGGTCACCTATACGAATTCGCTGTTCCAGTTGCGCGGCATCTACGACGAAACGCGCGACAGCAACGGCCGCTTCTCGGACGTGTTCAACTACTCGCGCGAATACTTCGCCGGCGTGAACGTGTTCCTCGGCCAGTTCAAGCTTCAGGCGGCTTACCAGGCATCGCACGCCGACGGCAGCGGCGGCCCGGCGGTCAACGCCGGCGTGACGGGCACGCAACAGGTCTGGGGCGGCGTGACGTGGCAGGCAACGCCGGCCGCAGCGCTGATCGCGGCGGTGTACCACGTGAACGCGAACCACGGCGGCGGCAACGCGAACATCTACACGGTCGGCGGTTCGTACAACATCTCGAAGCGCACGCTGTTCGACGTCCAGGTCGCGACGGTGCGCAACAGCTCGACGGCCAACTTCGGCCTGAACGCGAACGGTGCAGGCACCGCCGTGTCGACCGGCAACCCGCATCCGGGCGGCAGCCAGACCGGCGTCTACGCCGGCATCCAGCACCTGTTCTGATCAGGCGCCGTTCAGAGAACGAATCGACAACACTTTCCACGCTGCTGCGAGAGGCGCGTATCGGTGCGGTACCCACCCGGGTATCGCACCTTTTTTTATTGGCGGGCCATGCTCGCGCATCCCGCGGCCCGCGGCCCGCGCGATTCAAGCCGCTGGAAAGCGGCCAGGAAGCGAGCGCCGCGCAACCGAATGAACGGGCGCGATCCTCAGACCGCCGCTTCGTTCTCTTCGCCGGTGCGGA is a window of Burkholderia latens DNA encoding:
- a CDS encoding GNAT family N-acetyltransferase, with the translated sequence MQIDIRSATVADVPQILRFITELAIYEKAEHEVIATHASLERSLFGEDTPARALICEVDGEPAGFAVYFFSYSTWLGRQGLYLEDLYVSPRFRGAGAGLRLLKALARIAVDTGCGRFEWSVLDWNEPAIRFYESVGAAPQSEWVRYRLAGDALRAFAHAAPVDAA
- a CDS encoding LysR family transcriptional regulator; this encodes MMHPDLRRLDLNLLLAFNALYRHRSVAAAAHELAMSPSALSHALARLRDAIGDALFVRLGNEMQPTVRADDIASWAGDALDTMSKGLARARRFDAAQSDRTFVFAATDYTAFAVLPALLARIEQVAPRLKIRVVHSDRKISIDELAAGRIDFALGYHEESAADAPGIEDFDWFSDDYVVIASATHPDIRRRLTLDQYLAARHAVVTPWNEPRGVVDYVLDRLGLARQVAVQLPTVLAAPFVIAESALLMTVPNRAAQTLRGAAPIRIFPAPFEIPRYTIKVYSHAKHARTDAHRWLRAQLLAARPALD
- a CDS encoding porin: MMKKALVAAALMAAGVVTAHAQSSVTLYGRLDAGLEYLNGLQNGHQVRAESGDWGTSLWGLKGSEDIGGGNKILFHLEGAFNTMTGGFSGSIWDRFATVGISNDRYGTLLLGRELAIANGVWDFDPFGQSAWSTASLVRGRNWNKTSNNVSYQSPSLYGLDFYGQFSFSNSTSFNGNTTAGQPGRAMGGQVTYTNSLFQLRGIYDETRDSNGRFSDVFNYSREYFAGVNVFLGQFKLQAAYQASHADGSGGPAVNAGVTGTQQVWGGVTWQATPAAALIAAVYHVNANHGGGNANIYTVGGSYNISKRTLFDVQVATVRNSSTANFGLNANGAGTAVSTGNPHPGGSQTGVYAGIQHLF